One Phyllopteryx taeniolatus isolate TA_2022b chromosome 3, UOR_Ptae_1.2, whole genome shotgun sequence genomic window, GTCTCACCACGTGACACAAGTGGGTGTTCTTATTGGTTGTTTTGCAAGCTTTCACATGTGTGGGTTTGAGAAATTGGACGTCAGAGCAAGTTAAAGGATAATATATAATATGCAACAGTTTCGTCACACGACATAAATTAGACATTTATATACGTACGCTAAGTAGTTAAAAGTCTGTGAACGAaatgtaacccccccccccttctcgcGAGTGACGTCACTGTAACGCATGTTCTTTGTTTCGCAGGGTAACATAGGGAATTATGAGAAATATTTCgtcaaattgttgtttttacgAACCTGTCTGCCGAGCCTGTAAGACAAAACTCAGGTTAAAGGTGAACATGTACGGGTTAAAATTGGCGGATGTAGTCTGTAAGTCACAACTCGGGGTTTAAGTGATTACACGGTGTCGCTACATTGTTAGCGTTCCGACTCAGTTCTCGTATTTTGGCGAAACAGTATTCGCTGGTATTGTACGTAGACAATGGCGAACCTTACTTATTTGTCGTTGCCGCATTGGGACGGAGGCTCGAGGAAAATTCGTTACATTTATTTGGTTAACGAGTCGAATTTTATACTCACAGAGGATCCCAAAAAGGTACGTAGGGCAgctatttttgtatgtatgtgaaataaaatgtgattgtACGATATATGAAATATAGTGGAAATAACTAGTGTATAATTATATTCAATACAGTGTATGGCAGGTGTCTGTTTTCAactttatatatgtatatgtatatatatatatatatatatatatatatatgtgtgtgtatatgtgtatataacaGTTGCTGTTTCAGGGTTCACTTGCATCGGTTCCGCTCTTTCTTGGTGCTGACCTCTTGGCCCACACGGACATCCGTGCCGAGAACCATCCCAGGTATCACGCCAAGTTCGCCAGGAAAGGCCTGGCCACCAAAATCCACTTCTCTGCAGGTAAACCTGACAAGAAAGTATCAAATCCCAGCAGGTATGGTGACATCAGGCCGCTTGTGTGGCGTTTCTTCAGGCTTACGGTTCCGCGGGTTGAAGGTGGCGCCATCCAACAACGGCTTGTGGTTCTACACCATTCACGGGCTTTTCCGCGTGGCCTTTGAGATATACGCCAAGCGAGAGCAGCTGGCAGTGCTCAACAACTTCCAGGTAAGATTGTATCATGTGACAGAGACGAGTGCTTTGACAGAGCCACAGGCAGCTGCACCTGCAATGGTAGTGTAGATATTCAGAGGTTCTAAATAGTCTCCACACGTATTCAAATGCAagattttgtgatataaaaatgagaccaagataaatcatttcaaagctttttttcacaattaatGAGACCTATAAACTATATAACTCAACTGTGAATGTTTgaaaatctttttgagagggaaagtaaaaataactgaaatgtggttgcacaagtgtgcataccctcttataactggtgATTCTGCAGCTACAGTACGTTTATGTTGCTGTCAGTCCCTTGGCAGCCACCATGACCACAAATTTGCATTATTGAAAGTTCCACTGTAACACTGCGCCCTGTTGCAGGATCTGTGGAAATCTCAGATGAACGACAGCCCATTGAAGACCAGTTACAGCCTAAGTGCGCAGTTGGACCGATCGGACACCGGGAGTGAAGTGCTTGATGACCAATCACCGGAGCAGCTGGAGAACAGAAGCAGAGACATGTCATCAGATCACTGTTATTCCACGCAGCAGCGCTCTAAAACCTTATCCACACTTGAGAATAAGCTCCAGAGCCTAAGTGACAAACTAGCCACCAAAAACTTCACGGAGCAGCATCTAGAGCCAGCCCTGCTCCACCTGGAGCACGCTGAGCGCTGCCTGGGCGGTACAGTGGAGGAGCGGGACGCAGCGGAGATGGCGCTCGCCAGGTGGCTGGGCTCCCGGTTTGCCGTGGCCCACACCGATATCAGCCGGCGAGTGGAGGCCTTCAAGGAGCGCCACATCCAGAGGATCGGAGAGCTGCCGCCAGCCGAGGAGCTGGCCGCACAGCTTTTCCCGGACTCCATGAGGACGCTGCTGCTGAACTGGATGGGGCTGAGTCGGGACGAGGACCAGGCCAAGAGGCAAAGCGAGTACCCCATCCTGCTTCTCATCCTGGAGTTCGCCAATCACAACCTCATCACTGGGGTGGCACATGTTCTCTACTCCACTCTCATCTGCAAATAGATTCCCTAGTAGGACTGAAAAGGGGTGGAAAATGTCCAGTAAATGTTTCGATATTTTTTGGTACATTTCAGTGCGATTTAAGGCAATATTCTAAAtttgaaactttccatgggaatcaACAAGCTTCTGTCCATCATGGACAATCCACAGCATCCACTGCACAGCACCATCTCTAGCCAGAGGAGCAGCTTCAGTGACAAGACTGCTGTCACTACCCTTCTCCACTGACTGACTGGGGAAATCTCTTTCCGCGCCCCATGACATGTGGCTTCCACCCTGGAGGGAAAAGGTAATATCACCTTACCTTAACTCTGTAGTCTACTGTCATAATCTTGCACACTGATCACCATACACTTTATTCTGGACATTCACACCACACTGGAAGTAtgactttcttttctttatttctttttatttctgtccatccagccattgtcCCATGATGTAACAAGACAAGCCGGGAGACATactctctccagcatgtcctgggtcatccccacACCCTCCTTtcagtgggatgtgcccggaataCTTCGAGGCATCCTAACtggatgcccgagccacctcatctggttcctct contains:
- the si:ch211-110p13.9 gene encoding uncharacterized protein si:ch211-110p13.9 is translated as MANLTYLSLPHWDGGSRKIRYIYLVNESNFILTEDPKKGSLASVPLFLGADLLAHTDIRAENHPRYHAKFARKGLATKIHFSAGLRFRGLKVAPSNNGLWFYTIHGLFRVAFEIYAKREQLAVLNNFQDLWKSQMNDSPLKTSYSLSAQLDRSDTGSEVLDDQSPEQLENRSRDMSSDHCYSTQQRSKTLSTLENKLQSLSDKLATKNFTEQHLEPALLHLEHAERCLGGTVEERDAAEMALARWLGSRFAVAHTDISRRVEAFKERHIQRIGELPPAEELAAQLFPDSMRTLLLNWMGLSRDEDQAKRQSEYPILLLILEFANHNLITGVAHVLYSTLICK